One segment of Setaria viridis chromosome 4, Setaria_viridis_v4.0, whole genome shotgun sequence DNA contains the following:
- the LOC117852134 gene encoding GATA transcription factor 20 isoform X1, which yields MSHHDGSKPYQPRRGPERHPQPADEVAAPPPAAVAPTVDHLAAVAAEAEALNRYTEEQQQQQMLQGHEQAGEDEEEEDGEEEEMEEDEDEQEGGQDGGVGAEHVPMDADAAAAAAAAAAAGAQMDPHGSMVPGAVPPMANNQLTLSFQGEVYVFDSVSPDKVQAVLLLLGGRELNHPGLGAGSSSGAYNKRLNFPHRVASLMRFREKRKERNFDKKIRYSVRKEVALRMQRNRGQFTSSKPKPDEIAASEMVTADGSPNWGSVEGRPPSAAECHHCGTSATATPMMRRGPDGPRTLCNACGLMWANKGLLRDLSKSPVPLQAVQSAPVLDGGQNGSVIAAPGSELENPAAAMANGHES from the exons ATGTCCCACCACGACGGCAGCAAGCCCTACCAGCCCCGCCGGGGGCCCGAGCGGCACCCGCAGCCGGCGGACGAggtcgccgcgccgcctcccgccgccgtggccccgACGGTGGACCACCTCGCCGCTGTGgccgccgaggcggaggcgctgAACCGCTACaccgaggagcagcagcagcagcagatgctGCAGGGGCACGAGCAGGCgggagaggacgaggaggaagaggacggcgaggaagaagagatggaggaggacgaggacgagcagGAGGGGGggcaggacggcggcgtcggcgctgAGCACGTCCCCATGGACGCGgatgctgccgcggcggcggccgcggcggctgccgccggcgcgcAGATGGACCCGCATGGGTCGATGGTGCCTGGGGCCGTGCCGCCCATGGCGAACAACCAGCTCACCCTCTCGTTTCAGGGCGAGGTCTACGTGTTTGATTCCGTCTCACCTGATAAG GTCCAAGCCGTTCTCTTACTGCTTGGTGGAAGGGAGCTGAACCACCCAGGGCTGGGCGCAGGGTCATCCTCTGGAGCGTACAATAAG AGGTTGAATTTTCCTCATCGGGTAGCATCACTGATGAGGTTTAGGGAGAAGCGGAAGGAGCGGAACTTTGATAAGAAGATCCGGTACAGTGTCCGGAAGGAAGTTGCTCTTAG GATGCAACGCAACCGAGGTCAGTTTACATCTTCAAAACCAAAGCCTGATGAAATAGCAGCATCAGAAATGGTGACTGCAGATGGCTCCCCAAATTGGGGGTCAGTGGAAGGCCGACCTCCATCTGCTGCTGA ATGCCATCACTGTGGTACTAGTGCTACAGCTACACCTATGATGCGTCGTGGACCTGATGGACCAAGAACATTATGCAATGCTTGTGGCCTCATGTGGGCAAATAAG GGTCTGCTGAGGGACTTGTCAAAATCTCCTGTGCCTCTTCAAGCTGTGCAATCAGCTCCTGTTCTAGATGGTGgt CAGAATGGAAGTGTCATAGCAGCACCTGGCAGCGAGCTAGAGAATCCTGCAGCAGCCATGGCCAATGGCCACGAGTCATGA
- the LOC117851392 gene encoding probable inactive purple acid phosphatase 28, with the protein MAASHATALVALLPPCLLALLLLRFATVLDPDPDAAVPRVKAAAPLPLRFRHDGAFKILQVADMHFGNGAATRCRDVSPDGGGARCSDLNTTWFLRRVIEAERPDLIAFTGDNIFGGSATDAAESLLRAISPAIEYKVPWAAILGNHDQESTMTREELMMFMSLMDYSVSQVNPPGFLVHGFGNYHIGIHGPFGSELVNTSLLNLYFLDSGDREVVNGVKTYGWIKESQLVWLRATSLELQKTVLAPALAFFHIPIPEVRGLWYSGFKGQYQEGVACSSVNSGVLNTLVSMGDVKAVLLGHDHLNDFCGNLDGIWFCYGGGFGYHAYGRPHWPRRARVIYSELKKGQRSWMEVESIQTWKLLDDEKLSKIDEQVLWRRSTDDSDHKILSRPGA; encoded by the exons ATGGCCGCGTCGCACGCGACGGCTCTCGTCGCCCTCCTTCCCCCCTGCctgctcgcgctcctcctcctccgcttcgcCACCGTGCTGGACCCggaccccgacgccgccgtgccCCGCGTCAAGGCGGCCGCGCCACTCCCACTCCGCTTCCGCCATGACGGCGCCTTCAAGATCCTCCAG GTGGCGGACATGCACTTCGGGAACGGCGCCGCCACGCGCTGCCGGGACGTGTcgccggacggcggcggcgcgcgctgcTCCGACCTCAACACCACGTGGTTCCTGCGCAGGGTCATCGAGGCGGAGAGGCCCGACCTCATCGCCTTCACCG GGGACAACATATTTGGGGGCAGTGCAACTGATGCAGCAGAGTCACTACTCAGAGCAATCAGCCCTGCTATTGAATACAAGGTACCATGGGCTGCCATTTTAGGCAATCATGACCAAGAGTCAACAATGACCCGAGAGGAGTTGATGATGTTCATGTCTCTGATGGATTACTCAGTATCTCAAGTAAACCCCCCAGGCTTTTTGGTACATGGGTTTGGCAATTATCATATCGGCATCCATGGGCCATTTGGATCTGAGTTGGTCAACACTAGCCTGCTTAACCTTTATTTCCTGGATAGTGGGGATCGTGAAGTGGTCAATGGAGTTAAAACATATGGATGGATCAAAGAATCTCAACTTGTCTGGCTTCGTGCTACTTCACTGGAGCTTCAG AAAACTGTACTTGCCCCTGCATTAGCGTTCTTCCACATCCCAATTCCAGAGGTCCGAGGGCTGTGGTATTCAGGCTTCAAGGGTCAGTATCAGGAGGGAGTGGCTTGCTCATCTGTAAATTCCGGCGTCCTTAACACCCTTGTCTCGATGGGAGATGTAAAAGCCGTCTTGCTTGGTCATGACCATCTTAATGATTTTTGTGGTAACCTCGATGGGATATGGTTCTGTTATGGCGGTGGCTTTGGTTATCATGCCTATGGAAGACCCCATTGGCCAAGGAGAGCTCGGGTAATTTACAGTGAACTCAAGAAAGGACAGAGATCGTGGATGGAAGTTGAGTCGATCCAGACTTGGAAGTTGCTAGATGATGAAAAGCTTTCCAAAATTGATGAGCAGGTTCTATGGAGACGCAGTACAGATGATTCTGACCACAAAATTTTGTCAAGACCAGGAGCATAA
- the LOC117853682 gene encoding serrate RNA effector molecule, whose product MADVLDPASDAPRARRPPPPPPDSPEDRSPQLPPPPPGGPPAPSRKRSRSPPPPPSSLPPPPPPPLGSSRPQRYRDHRGGGRGGSSPSPPPYRGSRRHSPPRRSPSPPFKRSRRDDGYDRRGGRGSPPRYGYDDRRRGYDYERGGGRGGYDDDRNHGRYPNRAPDWHDSGYGAANDGPGITQREGLMTYKQFMQVLEDDISPSEAERRYQEYRTEYITTQKRAYFELHKNEDWLKDKYHPTNLVSVIERRNERCKVMAKDFFLDLQNGTLDLGPGITAGAASKPGSGGDGNSDDDMDGDKRRKQGKDSSKGTDSLSGAPKAHPVSSESRRIQADIEQTLALVRKLDAEKGIEGNVLLSGDHDKSDGDKSHIGSMGPIIIIRGLTTVKGLEGVELLDTILTYLWRIHGVDYYGTSESHEAKGLRHVRVDNKTSSTSDVNAADWEKKLDTFWQERLNGQDPLVILTAKDKIDAAAVEVLEPYVRKIRDEKYGWKYGCGAKGCTKLFHAPEFVHKHLRLKHPELVLESTSKVREDLYFQNYMNDPNAPGGTPVMQQSAPDRGRRKPGMDSRLRFDRGNNKDNDKAEGGRYGRGDRSPSRDGPDDQMFDAFRGRGSNAPFVAEFPPPPILMPVPGAGPLGPFVPAPPEIAMHMMREQGPPPFEPNGAPHGNTGMLGPMMGGPAPIITMPPNFRHDPRRLRSYNDLDAPDEEVTVLDYRSL is encoded by the exons ATGGCCGACGTGCTTGACCCCGCCTCcgacgcgccgcgcgcgcggcgcccgccgcctcctcctccagacaGCCCGGAGGACCGCTCGCCGCAgctgcccccgcccccgcccggcggTCCCCCGGCGCCCAGCCGGAAGCggagccgctcgccgccgccgcctccgtcctccctcccgccgccaccgcctccgcctctcggCTCGTCGCGGCCGCAGAGGTACCGGgaccaccgcggcggcggccggggcgggagcagccccagcccgccgccgtaccggggcagccgccgccactCGCCGCCCAGGaggtccccgtcgccgccgttcaAGCGGTCGCGGCGGGACGACGGGTACGATCGCCGCGGGGGCCGCGGGAGCCCGCCGCGCTACGGGTACGACGATAGGAG GCGAGGTTATGACTACGAGCGaggtggaggcagaggtgggtaTGACGATGACAGGAACCACGGCAGATATCCGAATCGTGCTCCAG ATTGGCATGATTCAGGGTATGGGGCGGCCAATGATGGTCCAGGGATCACCCAGAG GGAAGGTTTGATGACATACAAACAGTTCATGCAAGTTCTAGAGGATGATATTTCACCAAGTGAAGCTGAACGCAG GTATCAAGAATATAGAACTGAGTATATCACTACTCAAAAACGTGCTTATTTTGAACTCCACAAGAATGAGGACTG GTTAAAAGACAAGTACCACCCAACCAACTTAGTATCTGTTATTGAAAG GAGGAACGAACGTTGCAAGGTTATGGCAAAGGATTTCTTTCTTGATTTGCAAAATGGAACTCTGGACCT AGGCCCTGGAATAACTGCAGGTGCAGCAAGTAAACCAGGAAGCGGTGGTGATGGAAATTCTGACGATGATATGGATGGTGACAAGAGAAGAAAGCAGGGCAAAGATTCCTCTAAGGGAACAGATTCTCTTTCTGGTGCCCCCAAAGCTCATCCAGTTAGTTCCGAATCACGTCGAATTCAAGCTGACATAGAGCAAACTCTAGCTCTTGTGCGTAAGCTTGATGCTGAGAAGGGCATTGAGGGCAATGTACTTTTGAGTGGTGATCATGACAAGTCAGATGGCGACAAATCACATATTGGATCCATGGGACCTATAATTATAATCAGAGGCTTAACGACTGTCAAAGGCCTGGAAGGTGTTGAGCTCCTAGACACTATTCTGACCTATTTATGGCGTATTCATGGTGTTGATTACTATGGCACCTCAGAGTCACATGAGGCAAAAGGCCTTCGTCATGTGAGAGTAGACAATAAGACTTCTAGCACATCTGATGTCAATGCTGCTGATTGGGAGAAGAAGTTGGATACTTTCTGGCAGGAAAGACTGAATGGTCAGGACCCTCTGGTCATACTAACTGCCAAGGATAAAATTGATGCAGCAGCTGTTGAAGTTTTAGAGCCTTATGTCCGGAAAATCAGGGATGAAAAGTATGGATGGAAATATGGCTGTGGAGCCAAGGGCTGTACTAAACTTTTTCATGCTCCTGAGTTTGTCCACAAGCATTTGAGGCTCAAGCACCCGGAGCTTGTGTTAGAGTCGACTTCAAAAGTTCGAGAGGATCTTTATTTCCAAAACTACATGAA CGATCCTAATGCACCAGGTGGAACGCCAGTTATGCAACAGTCTGCACCA GACAGAGGAAGACGGAAACCTGGCATGGACAGTCGTCTGAGATTTGACCGTGGCAATAACAAGGACAATGATAAGGCAGAGGGAGGCCGATATGGTAGAGGTGATCGCTCTCCAAGCCGTGATGGGCCTGATGATCAGATGTTTGATGCTTTCCGTGGACGGGGCTCCAATGCTCCTTTTGTTGCCGAATTCCCCCCTCCACCAATATTGATGCCTGTACCTGGTGCTGG TCCCTTGGGACCATTTGTTCCTGCACCTCCAGAGATAGCAATGCATATGATGAGAGAGCAAGGGCCACCTCCGTTTGAACCTAATGGTGCACCTCATGGGAACACAGGAATGCTTGGGCCGATGATGGGTGGCCCGGCACCGATTATAACTATGCCTCCAAATTTCCGTCATGATCCTCGCCGTCTACGAAG TTACAACGACCTTGATGCTCCTGACGAGGAAGTGACTGTCCTTGACTACAGAAGCTTGTAG
- the LOC117853681 gene encoding putative disease resistance protein RGA3, whose amino-acid sequence MDFTREVVVPAALSEILGRIFAFLFDSLPRPSPGARELHRRRLERLLGNIGSMVEEAEGRHITNQQLLSHLKALTVGMYRGRFALEVTDLDDVRNAAGGEGDDDDGDGDDDATAAAAAAAAGKRSFALCSSFNRAKRSRVTSLILGGGGGDEGTERLAAVVEELEGLTRDYMREFILLVQGYPRKVDRPVTTTLYMDRCVFGRHVEKERIVDFLLQRPPPGRAPFLSVLAVVGAKKVGKTTLVKHACDDERVRGHFSRIEWFETPDVVRAGGQPDQTIWESDGPEYLAGVRRILGEPRFAAERSLLVFEDAWPIDEPAWTALAATPSSLAGGSKLLLTCRDADIARLGTAEPVVLRTLQEEEYWYYFKAFAFGGADPREHPRIAAVAREISGHLERTFLDARVLGTLLRANFDARFWRRVLAAIVRCERRPMHVGVLLELLPVRGRLQSYGYCRSPPKFTVQDVLSARESGGGGGGDSEEGFTIHLCRETLYMDHWYSITFKNEGAPPPSPPRRVLTT is encoded by the coding sequence ATGGACTTCACAAGGGAAGTCGTCGTCCCGGCGGCGCTGTCGGAGATCCTCGGCCGGATCTTCGCCTTCCTCTTCGACAGCCTCCCTCGGCCGTCGCCCGGAGCCAGGGAgctccaccggcggcggctggagcgGCTGCTGGGCAACATCGGCAGCATGGTCGAGGAGGCCGAGGGCCGCCACATCACCAACCAGCAGTTGCTCTCCCACCTCAAGGCGCTCACCGTGGGCATGTACCGCGGCCGCTTCGCGCTCGAGGTGACCGACCTCGACGACGTCAggaacgccgccggcggcgagggcgacgacgacgatggtgacggtgacgacgacgctactgccgccgccgccgccgccgccgcgggcaagCGATCGTTCGCGCTGTGCTCGTCGTTCAACAGGGCGAAGCGTTCCCGCGTCACGAGCTTGatcttgggcggcggcggtggcgacgaagGCACGGAGAGGCTAGCCGCCGTCGTGGAGGAGCTGGAAGGCCTGACGCGCGACTACATGCGCGAGTTCATCCTGCTGGTGCAGGGGTACCCCCGGAAGGTGGACCGGCCGGTGACGACGACGCTGTACATGGACCGGTGCGTGTTCGGGCGCCACGTGGAGAAGGAGCGCATCGTCGACTTCCTACTGCAGCGCCCCccgcccggccgcgcgccgTTCCTGAGCGTGCTCGCCGTGGTGGGCGCTAAGAAGGTCGGCAAGACGACGCTCGTGAAGCACGCCTGCGACGACGAGCGCGTGCGCGGCCACTTCTCGCGCATCGAGTGGTTCGAGACCCCCGACGTCGTGCGCGCCGGCGGGCAACCCGACCAGACCATCTGGGAGAGCGACGGGCCAGAGTACCTCGCCGGCGTGCGGCGCATCCTCGGCGAGCCCCGGTTCGCGGCGGAGCGGTCGCTGCTGGTGTTCGAGGACGCGTGGCCCATCGACGAGCCGGCGTGGACTGCGCTGGCGGCGACACCGAGCTCGCTCGCCGGCGGGagcaagctcctcctcacctgcCGCGACGCCGACATCGCCCGGCTGGGCACCGCGGAGCCGGTGGTGCTCCGCACCCTGCAGGAGGAGGAATACTGGTACTACTTCAAGGCGTTCGCGTTCGGCGGCGCGGACCCGCGGGAGCACCCGCGGatcgcggcggtggcgcgggagaTCTCCGGCCACCTGGAGCGCACGTTCCTGGACGCGCGGGTGCTGGGCACGCTGCTCAGGGCCAATTTCGACGCCCGGTTCTGGCGGAGGGTGCTCGCCGCCATCGTGAGGTGCGAGCGCCGCCCGATGCACGTCGGCGTGCTGCTCGAGCTCCTGCCCGTGCGCGGCAGGCTGCAGTCGTACGGGTACTGCCGGAGCCCGCCCAAGTTCACCGTGCAGGACGTGCTCAGCGCGCGGGagagtggcggtggcggtggtggcgactcGGAGGAAGGCTTCACCATCCATCTCTGCAGGGAGACACTGTACATGGATCACTGGTACAGCATCACCTTCAAGAACGAGGGGgcaccgccgccatcgccgccgcggcgcgttCTGACGACCTAG
- the LOC117852126 gene encoding disease resistance protein RPM1 encodes MADALFVVLKKVALSLGEGALTKIASEVVEAAPILTDFEHSVKQIEGELSVMQAFIGQVRAQKATDRAFDAWLDQVRDVAHELEDIIDEYAYLTVQAANTGSFFKRKFHQVRNFAAWQKLPTRISQVEARIRRLAEMRNQYGISVGEIDRSDKLQIPNQLSVSDSAYLTDNSEIVGHADEIGILTQWLLEEKQDRTLIAIIGMGGLGKTTVVSSVYKNQKIRRTFDCHAWVTVSQTYQVEELLREIISQLIEQRASMASGLMTMSRMRLVEKIQSYLRDNKYLIVLDDIWDKDAWLYLNHAFVGNNCGSKVLITTRRKDVCYLAAHNRIIELKTLNYAESWELFCKKAFCASKDNICPMNLRSLAEKIVYKCQGLPLAIVIIGSILSYRELDAQEWSFFYNQLSWQLANNPELSWISSVLNLSLDDLPCHLRSCFLYCSLFPEDHKIKRKLIAKLWIAEGLVEERGDAATMEEVAEHYLVELTHRSLLQVIERNASGRARTFLMHDLVREVTSVTAQKEKFAVIHGTAGVAHVSQKARRLCVQKVVDSQNYLASSHLRSFILFDTVVPSSWIYDVSSHFRLLRVLCLRFTNIEQVPDVVTELYNLRYLDISYTKVKWISPSFSKLVNLQVLDLRFSYVKELPLEITMLTNLRHLHVCVVHDIQERSLNCFSDTKFRGNICGLKNLQALHTVSTNKDLVLQLGNLTMMRSLSVMKVRQSYIAELWNSLTKMPNLSRLLLFASDMDEILNLKMLRPLPDLKLLWLAGKLDGGTVPSLFSKFEKLTLLKMDWTGLKKDPIRSFSHMSTLVNLGLRGAYGGEHLSFCAGWFPKLKYLQLADMEHLSCILMEDGTMIGLHHLELIGLRNIRAVPKGIKYIRTLHQMFLTDMPMEFVESLRGSASHIVQHVTNVHIFDSSDSEAVNYFIFWPHLSKKYGSGAAKYDPTAE; translated from the exons ATGGCAGATGCGCTCTTTGTTGTTCTAAAAAAGGTCGCTCTTTCCCTGGGAGAAGGGGCACTGACGAAGATTGCCAGTGAGGTGGTAGAAGCAGCGCCGATTTTGACGGATTTTGAGCATAGCGTGAAACAAATCGAGGGCGAGCTCTCGGTTATGCAGGCCTTCATTGGGCAGGTTAGAGCGCAGAAAGCCACTGACAGGGCATTTGATGCGTGGTTGGACCAAGTTAGAGATGTTGCCCATGAGTTGGAAGACATTATTGATGAGTATGCTTACCTTACTGTGCAAGCTGCTAATACAGGCAGCTTCTTCAAGAGAAAGTTCCATCAGGTCAGGAATTTTGCTGCATGGCAGAAATTACCAACCCGGATCAGTCAAGTAGAAGCTCGAATTCGGAGGCTGGCTGAGATGAGGAATCAGTATGGCATTTCGGTCGGTGAGATAGACAGGAGTGACAAGTTGCAGATTCCCAATCAACTCTCTGTGTCGGATTCTGCTTACTTAACTGATAACTCTGAAATAGTGGGGCATGCTGATGAAATTGGGATATTGACACAATGGCTTCTTGAGGAGAAACAAGACCGGACTCTAATTGCCATAATAGGTATGGGGGGTTTGGGCAAAACAACTGTTGTGAGCAGTGTATACAAGAACCAAAAGATCAGGAGAACTTTTGATTGCCACGCATGGGTTACTGTGTCCCAGACGTACCAAGTCGAAGAGCTTCTGAGAGAAATCATAAGTCAGTTAATAGAGCAGAGAGCAAGTATGGCAAGTGGTTTAATGACCATGAGTCGCATGAGACTGGTTGAGAAAATACAGAGCTATTTGCGGGACAACAAATATTTGATCGTCTTGGATGATATATGGGACAAGGATGCTTGGTTATATTTGAACCATGCATTTGTGGGAAATAACTGCGGGAGTAAAGTGCTGATAACAACTCGGAGAAAAGATGTGTGTTATTTGGCAGCTCACAACCGCATAATTGAACTTAAAACTCTTAACTATGCTGAATCTTGGGAACTATTCTGCAAAAAGGCGTTTTGTGCATCGAAGGACAACATATGTCCTATGAATCTTAGATCTTTGGCAGAGAAAATTGTTTACAAGTGTCAAGGATTGCCACTTGCTATCGTAATCATTGGAAGTATTCTGTCGTACCGTGAATTAGATGCACAGGAGTGGTCATTTTTCTACAACCAACTTAGCTGGCAGTTAGCTAACAATCCAGAGCTCAGTTGGATCTCCAGTGTCTTGAATTTGAGCTTGGATGATCTCCCATGTCATCTGAGGAGTTGTTTTCTTTACTGCAGCCTGTTTCCTGAAGATCACAAGATTAAAAGAAAATTGATAGCCAAGTTATGGATTGCGGAAGGCCTTGTGGAAGAGAGAGGGGATGCAGCTACAATGGAGGAAGTTGCTGAGCATTACCTTGTAGAGCTAACTCACCGTTCTCTTCTGCAGGTAATAGAAAGGAATGCAAGTGGAAGGGCGAGAACATTTCTTATGCATGATCTTGTGCGAGAGGTAACCTCAGTAACTGCTCAAAAGGAGAAGTTTGCTGTCATACATGGCACTGCTGGCGTAGCCCATGTTTCCCAGAAAGCCCGGCGCTTATGCGTCCAAAAAGTTGTTGATTCCCAAAATTATTTAGCAAGTTCACATCTACGATCATTCATTTTGTTTGACACTGTAGTGCCATCTTCCTGGATATATGACGTCTCATCACATTTCAGACTGCTGAGAGTGTTATGTCTAAGATTTACCAATATTGAACAAGTGCCAGATGTGGTCACAGAACTATATAACTTGCGTTATCTGGATATTTCATACACAAAAGTCAAATGGATATCGCCCTCATTCAGCAAACTTGTGAACCTACAAGTTTTAGATCTCCGATTCAGCTATGTGAAGGAGCTGCCTTTGGAAATAACTATGCTAACAAATTTACGTCATTTACATGTTTGTGTAGTCCACGATATTCAAGAAAGATCATTGAATTGCTTCAGTGATACAAAATTTCGTGGCAACATTTGTGGTCTAAAGAATCTTCAAGCTTTACATACTGTTTCAACCAATAAAGATTTGGTCTTACAGCTGGGAAATTTGACAATGATGAGAAGCTTGAGCGTTATGAAAGTGCGGCAAAGCTACATTGCTGAGTTATGGAACTCCCTGACTAAGATGCCTAACCTGAGCAGACTGCTTCTTTTCGCGTCTGATATGGATGAGATTCTAAACTTGAAAATGTTAAGGCCACTGCCAGATCTGAAGCTCCTCTGGTTGGCAGGAAAGTTAGATGGAGGCACGGTCCCATCGCTATTTTCTAAGTTTGAGAAATTAACACTATTAAAAATGGACTGGACTGGTCTGAAGAAGGATCCTATTCGCTCCTTCTCTCACATGTCAACTCTAGTTAATCTGGGGCTCCGTGGGGCATATGGTGGGGAACATTTATCTTTTTGTGCAGGATGGTTCCCCAAGCTTAAATATCTGCAACTTGCTGATATGGAACATCTGAGTTGCATTTTGATGGAGGATGGAACAATGATAGGTCTACATCATTTGGAACTTATTGGTTTAAGGAATATAAGGGCAGTACCCAAGGGTATCAAGTACATCAGGACACTCCATCAGATGTTTCTAACTGACATGCCGATGGAGTTTGTTGAAAGCCTGCGAGGAAGTGCCAGTCACATTGTTCAGCATGTAACTAACGTCCATATTTTTGACTCCTCTGATTCTGAAGCAG TGAATTACTTCATATTTTGGCCTCACCTTTCCAAGAAGTATGGCTCTGGTGCAGCTAAGTATGACCCTACAGCAGAATGA
- the LOC117852134 gene encoding GATA transcription factor 20 isoform X2, which yields MSHHDGSKPYQPRRGPERHPQPADEVAAPPPAAVAPTVDHLAAVAAEAEALNRYTEEQQQQQMLQGHEQAGEDEEEEDGEEEEMEEDEDEQEGGQDGGVGAEHVPMDADAAAAAAAAAAAGAQMDPHGSMVPGAVPPMANNQLTLSFQGEVYVFDSVSPDKVQAVLLLLGGRELNHPGLGAGSSSGAYNKRLNFPHRVASLMRFREKRKERNFDKKIRYSVRKEVALRMQRNRGQFTSSKPKPDEIAASEMVTADGSPNWGSVEGRPPSAAECHHCGTSATATPMMRRGPDGPRTLCNACGLMWANKGLLRDLSKSPVPLQAVQSAPVLDGGNGSVIAAPGSELENPAAAMANGHES from the exons ATGTCCCACCACGACGGCAGCAAGCCCTACCAGCCCCGCCGGGGGCCCGAGCGGCACCCGCAGCCGGCGGACGAggtcgccgcgccgcctcccgccgccgtggccccgACGGTGGACCACCTCGCCGCTGTGgccgccgaggcggaggcgctgAACCGCTACaccgaggagcagcagcagcagcagatgctGCAGGGGCACGAGCAGGCgggagaggacgaggaggaagaggacggcgaggaagaagagatggaggaggacgaggacgagcagGAGGGGGggcaggacggcggcgtcggcgctgAGCACGTCCCCATGGACGCGgatgctgccgcggcggcggccgcggcggctgccgccggcgcgcAGATGGACCCGCATGGGTCGATGGTGCCTGGGGCCGTGCCGCCCATGGCGAACAACCAGCTCACCCTCTCGTTTCAGGGCGAGGTCTACGTGTTTGATTCCGTCTCACCTGATAAG GTCCAAGCCGTTCTCTTACTGCTTGGTGGAAGGGAGCTGAACCACCCAGGGCTGGGCGCAGGGTCATCCTCTGGAGCGTACAATAAG AGGTTGAATTTTCCTCATCGGGTAGCATCACTGATGAGGTTTAGGGAGAAGCGGAAGGAGCGGAACTTTGATAAGAAGATCCGGTACAGTGTCCGGAAGGAAGTTGCTCTTAG GATGCAACGCAACCGAGGTCAGTTTACATCTTCAAAACCAAAGCCTGATGAAATAGCAGCATCAGAAATGGTGACTGCAGATGGCTCCCCAAATTGGGGGTCAGTGGAAGGCCGACCTCCATCTGCTGCTGA ATGCCATCACTGTGGTACTAGTGCTACAGCTACACCTATGATGCGTCGTGGACCTGATGGACCAAGAACATTATGCAATGCTTGTGGCCTCATGTGGGCAAATAAG GGTCTGCTGAGGGACTTGTCAAAATCTCCTGTGCCTCTTCAAGCTGTGCAATCAGCTCCTGTTCTAGATGGTGgt AATGGAAGTGTCATAGCAGCACCTGGCAGCGAGCTAGAGAATCCTGCAGCAGCCATGGCCAATGGCCACGAGTCATGA